One Curtobacterium sp. BH-2-1-1 genomic region harbors:
- the phoA gene encoding alkaline phosphatase: MQHTPQRRRRAALALGAALIAGAVALPGAAEAVGQLALNQHGGAQRHQGDQTRSIQQEIKRAGAKNVILLIGDGMGDSEITIARNYQYGAAGRLPGLDALPLTGSYTTYSLYKDGADKGKPDYVTDSAASGSAWATGTKTYDGAISVDIDGKQQQTLLELAKANGLRTGDVSTAEIQDATPAVQVAHVGARSCYGPDTASCGTDALQNGGLGSISEQLLNTRPDLTLGGGSASFQQTAKAGQWQGSTLFDQAEQRGYQVVSDADGLASVRRADQAKPLLGLFTPGNFPTRYAPTTATVGGADQAPVQCTPNPARLSTGLSLQSLTNKSIDLLNRDRAKTGKGFFLQVEGASIDKQDHAADACGQIGETIDFDEAVQSALAFAKKDGNTLVIATADHAHSSQIVDSTPPTSLSTALRTADGTTMKVSYGTSAAGSSQQHTGTQVRIAAYGPGAANVVGLSDQTDTFFTIRDGLRLHDDLAALSRGARIDLSVGAPRPNQRVTLTGSRFAGDRQVRVAVGSTDLGTVDVIDGTATVAWKATSGKSTITFTGVQSGKQASKQVRVR; this comes from the coding sequence ATGCAGCACACTCCGCAGCGCCGCCGCCGCGCGGCGCTCGCACTCGGCGCCGCGCTCATCGCCGGCGCCGTCGCCCTGCCGGGCGCGGCCGAGGCCGTCGGGCAGCTCGCGCTGAACCAGCACGGCGGCGCACAGCGCCACCAGGGCGACCAGACCCGGTCGATCCAGCAGGAGATCAAGCGGGCCGGCGCGAAGAACGTCATCCTGCTCATCGGCGACGGGATGGGCGACTCCGAGATCACCATCGCGCGGAACTACCAGTACGGCGCGGCCGGTCGGCTCCCGGGCCTCGACGCGCTGCCGCTCACCGGCTCGTACACGACGTACTCCCTGTACAAGGACGGTGCGGACAAGGGCAAGCCCGACTACGTGACCGACTCGGCGGCCTCCGGCAGCGCCTGGGCGACCGGGACGAAGACGTACGACGGCGCGATCTCGGTCGACATCGACGGGAAGCAGCAGCAGACGCTCCTCGAGCTCGCGAAGGCGAACGGCCTCCGCACCGGCGACGTGTCCACCGCCGAGATCCAGGACGCCACCCCGGCGGTCCAGGTCGCCCACGTCGGCGCCCGCTCCTGCTACGGCCCGGACACGGCGTCGTGCGGCACGGACGCGCTGCAGAACGGCGGGCTCGGGTCGATCAGCGAGCAGCTGCTGAACACGCGCCCGGACCTCACCCTCGGTGGCGGCTCGGCGAGCTTCCAGCAGACCGCGAAGGCCGGGCAGTGGCAGGGCTCGACGCTCTTCGACCAGGCTGAGCAGCGCGGCTACCAGGTGGTCTCCGACGCCGACGGCCTCGCCTCCGTCCGTCGTGCCGACCAGGCGAAGCCGCTCCTCGGGCTCTTCACCCCGGGCAACTTCCCGACCCGGTACGCACCCACCACGGCGACCGTCGGCGGGGCGGACCAGGCACCGGTGCAGTGCACGCCGAACCCGGCACGCCTGTCGACCGGGCTGTCGCTGCAGTCGCTCACGAACAAGTCGATCGACCTGCTGAACCGTGACCGTGCGAAGACCGGCAAGGGCTTCTTCCTGCAGGTCGAGGGCGCGAGCATCGACAAGCAGGACCACGCCGCCGACGCCTGCGGCCAGATCGGCGAGACGATCGACTTCGACGAGGCCGTGCAGTCCGCGCTCGCCTTCGCCAAGAAGGACGGCAACACGCTCGTCATCGCCACGGCCGACCACGCCCACTCGAGCCAGATCGTCGACAGCACGCCGCCGACCTCGCTCTCCACGGCGCTCCGCACCGCCGACGGCACCACGATGAAGGTCTCGTACGGCACCTCGGCCGCGGGCAGCTCGCAGCAGCACACCGGCACGCAGGTCCGCATCGCGGCGTACGGCCCGGGTGCCGCGAACGTCGTCGGGCTGTCGGACCAGACGGACACGTTCTTCACCATCCGCGACGGGCTCCGGCTGCACGACGACCTCGCAGCACTGTCGCGCGGCGCCCGCATCGACCTGTCCGTCGGTGCACCGCGTCCGAACCAGCGCGTGACGCTCACCGGGTCGCGGTTCGCCGGTGACCGCCAGGTGCGGGTCGCCGTCGGGTCGACCGACCTCGGCACGGTGGACGTCATCGACGGCACGGCGACGGTGGCGTGGAAGGCGACGTCGGGGAAGTCGACGATCACCTTCACCGGCGTGCAGTCCGGCAAGCAGGCCTCGAAGCAGGTCCGAGTCCGCTAG
- a CDS encoding response regulator transcription factor, protein MTRVMVVDDQQMFRMGLRAILQAQDDVEVVGEASDGAEAVVEALRLRPDVVLMDVRMPELDGIEATRRITAAPATQPVRVVMLTTFDIDDYVFDALRAGASGFLLKDASADELVQAVRTVAAGDSLLAPRVTRHLVEAFVAGPLPAAPRTEVLEVLTERERDVFLLLARGRSNGEIAVELYIAEQTVKTHVGRILAKLQLRDRVHAVVLAYETGLVTPAP, encoded by the coding sequence ATGACGCGTGTGATGGTGGTGGACGACCAGCAGATGTTCCGCATGGGACTGCGGGCGATCCTCCAGGCCCAGGACGACGTCGAGGTCGTGGGCGAGGCGTCGGACGGCGCCGAAGCGGTCGTCGAGGCGCTGCGGCTGCGACCCGACGTCGTGCTCATGGACGTCCGGATGCCCGAGCTCGACGGGATCGAGGCGACCCGACGGATCACGGCCGCCCCGGCCACGCAGCCGGTGCGGGTCGTCATGCTCACGACGTTCGACATCGACGACTACGTGTTCGACGCCCTCCGTGCCGGGGCGAGCGGGTTCCTGCTCAAGGACGCCAGCGCCGACGAGCTCGTGCAGGCGGTCCGGACCGTCGCGGCGGGTGACTCGTTGCTGGCGCCGCGGGTGACCCGGCACCTCGTCGAGGCGTTCGTCGCGGGCCCGCTCCCGGCGGCACCCCGGACCGAGGTGCTCGAGGTGCTGACCGAACGGGAGCGCGACGTGTTCCTCCTGCTGGCACGGGGCCGGTCGAACGGGGAGATCGCGGTGGAGCTCTACATCGCCGAGCAGACCGTGAAGACGCACGTCGGCCGGATCCTGGCGAAGCTGCAGCTGCGGGACCGGGTGCACGCGGTGGTGCTGGCGTACGAGACCGGCCTGGTGACGCCGGCCCCCTGA
- a CDS encoding sensor histidine kinase, with the protein MTANVPPATPRRRRPWSTRREWATWPVVAARIVLVVVAATLFAVAAPVTVAVYDVPVPLALLVTAVLSVSLGLAPVLPRTSSVVHLAGVAALGLLTAGSPAGPWPLPVTAIIGVGALLVVLGVRTDWRLTAAVWTAATVLTLGLVAVVPGRWDPADVWAATFVVSAGSDLLLAGTAVAIGQRRAVRVELAEARRDAELEQARRRSVEERSRIARELHDVVAHSMSVVHMQAESAPFRVADLPPAARAEFAAIAETSRTALREMRQLLGTLRGDGSAQRAPQPRLADLPALVQATRAAGIPVELHLDDAAPDDGDDRLAQLSAYRVVQEALGNVARHAPGAVTIVTVARRGPLLAVEVTNAAPPAGAVPAAPPDDGGFGLAGMRERVSALGGTIEHGPLPDGGFRVAVTLPAQPSTARPNTAPPAHPSTARPNTASPDRGNR; encoded by the coding sequence GTGACCGCCAACGTCCCACCCGCGACGCCGCGCCGACGCCGGCCGTGGTCGACGCGCCGGGAGTGGGCGACCTGGCCCGTCGTCGCCGCCCGGATCGTGCTAGTCGTCGTCGCCGCGACGCTCTTCGCGGTGGCCGCACCCGTGACGGTCGCGGTGTACGACGTGCCCGTCCCGCTCGCGCTGCTCGTGACCGCGGTGCTCTCCGTCTCGCTCGGGCTCGCTCCCGTGCTGCCGCGGACGTCCTCGGTGGTGCACCTGGCGGGGGTGGCGGCCCTCGGGCTCCTCACCGCCGGGTCGCCGGCCGGTCCGTGGCCGCTCCCGGTCACCGCCATCATCGGCGTCGGTGCGCTCCTCGTCGTGCTCGGCGTCCGGACGGACTGGCGACTCACCGCCGCCGTCTGGACCGCGGCGACGGTGCTCACGCTCGGCCTGGTCGCGGTGGTCCCCGGTCGGTGGGACCCGGCCGACGTCTGGGCCGCGACCTTCGTCGTCTCCGCCGGCAGCGACCTGCTCCTCGCCGGGACGGCCGTGGCGATCGGGCAGCGCCGGGCGGTCCGGGTGGAGCTCGCCGAGGCCCGCCGCGATGCCGAACTCGAGCAGGCCCGCCGCCGGTCGGTCGAGGAACGCTCCCGGATCGCCCGCGAACTCCACGACGTCGTGGCGCACAGCATGTCCGTCGTGCACATGCAGGCGGAGTCGGCGCCCTTCCGCGTGGCCGACCTCCCGCCGGCAGCACGTGCCGAGTTCGCGGCGATCGCCGAGACCTCGCGGACGGCGCTCCGCGAGATGCGGCAGCTGCTCGGCACCCTCCGCGGCGACGGCTCGGCGCAACGGGCGCCGCAGCCCCGGCTCGCCGACCTCCCCGCGCTGGTGCAGGCCACGCGGGCCGCCGGGATCCCGGTCGAGCTCCACCTCGACGACGCCGCACCCGACGACGGGGACGACCGGCTGGCACAGCTGAGCGCGTACCGGGTCGTGCAGGAGGCCCTCGGGAACGTCGCGCGGCACGCTCCCGGTGCGGTCACGATCGTGACGGTCGCCCGGCGCGGCCCCCTGCTGGCGGTCGAGGTGACCAACGCCGCGCCACCCGCCGGAGCCGTCCCCGCCGCTCCCCCGGACGACGGCGGGTTCGGGCTCGCCGGCATGCGGGAGCGCGTGTCGGCACTCGGCGGGACGATCGAGCACGGGCCGCTGCCGGACGGCGGGTTCCGGGTCGCCGTGACCTTGCCCGCCCAGCCGAGTACCGCCCGCCCGAACACGGCCCCGCCCGCCCACCCGAGCACCGCCCGCCCGAACACGGCCTCGCCCGACCGAGGAAACCGATGA
- a CDS encoding DedA family protein translates to MFDQITPLVVELAASPLVFVVLFALCLVDGFFPPVPSEAALVAVAAIAATSGQPVLAGVLAAAALGAIAGDSVAYWIGRRIGLGRLARSRRPRIAAAFAFAERQMRRRSASLILVGRYIPVGRVAVNMTAGATRLPYRRFLAISSVAGLAWSATSIGIALAASSVLHEPLVAALVSMVVAAGLGIAVDRVIGRVTRKREARAAARADDRADARAAVLDAARPAPHLAHSGGTARP, encoded by the coding sequence GTGTTCGACCAGATCACCCCGCTCGTCGTCGAGCTGGCGGCCAGCCCGCTCGTCTTCGTCGTCCTCTTCGCGCTCTGCCTGGTGGACGGCTTCTTCCCACCCGTGCCGAGCGAGGCCGCCCTCGTCGCGGTCGCCGCCATCGCCGCGACCTCCGGCCAGCCGGTCCTCGCCGGGGTCCTCGCGGCCGCCGCACTCGGCGCGATCGCCGGGGACTCCGTCGCCTACTGGATCGGCCGTCGGATCGGACTCGGCCGCCTCGCGCGGTCCCGGCGTCCGAGGATCGCCGCGGCGTTCGCGTTCGCCGAGCGCCAGATGCGACGGCGGTCCGCGAGCCTCATCCTCGTCGGTCGGTACATCCCCGTCGGACGCGTCGCGGTGAACATGACCGCCGGTGCGACACGGCTCCCCTACCGCCGGTTCCTCGCGATCAGCTCGGTCGCCGGGCTGGCGTGGTCGGCCACCTCGATCGGGATCGCCCTCGCGGCGTCGAGTGTGCTGCACGAGCCGCTCGTCGCAGCACTGGTCTCGATGGTGGTCGCCGCCGGACTGGGGATCGCCGTCGACCGGGTCATCGGTAGAGTCACCCGGAAGCGGGAGGCCCGAGCAGCCGCCCGGGCGGACGACCGCGCGGACGCCCGGGCAGCGGTCCTCGACGCCGCCCGCCCCGCACCGCACCTCGCCCACTCCGGAGGGACCGCACGACCGTGA